A genomic region of Alligator mississippiensis isolate rAllMis1 chromosome 4, rAllMis1, whole genome shotgun sequence contains the following coding sequences:
- the CEP70 gene encoding centrosomal protein of 70 kDa isoform X5 → MAEIPTSCALSSNTPAGHKLVTSHPAQKTVELGSWNMTGCQQEKAEWENLNKLLMRHGLKPVSVATPRNSKNLTDMIVLDKHSSLGIRLALKTLVEDTERQQKMMQGLIQANRQLRDEVRLERGRASRQEQHANNLEKTVENIKSKICQLEDETIAKVCQQQNQVKELQKDQHVSQTKFHQQQEKLHEQEETIAHLQKEIYKAGVEEQERITTQNKMFCQFCKRAPKSLLDQQFLCLIDYYESQINQMKKELRRYKKDEDHVQAEGKGRGEFLNLDATPNYRALLTSFQNQLIETKARNEQLQHENINFRKDLETRPTVQELKLYKHQVKKLEKTLKKNIKSREFMMGEKIKENKESEIITEDQLQAVCRQYLQVLSSIDSVLSSPRAPPLIYKRSKGPVQNGIKENGQECGFEHLPPTVEMWADQIMALKDLYRSLRKLSQELVPWHTIDIQDNSECIRVEDLQFIVDAILEEIENREKNSQMPSLQTLYAIVSHFQKLFDVSSLNGVYPRMNEVYTKLGEMTNAMRNLHDLLELDSSAPPTVLVDTVGKLCNIINENVNEQVEQLLGTQDIQSIISKLEEHEYFFPAFQALIQDLLCVLEISNLDDILPTVQNLKLLAR, encoded by the exons ATGGCTGAG ATCCCAACAAGTTGTGCTTTATCAAGTAATACTCCAGCAGGCCACAAGCTTGTGACTTCCCATCCAGCACAGAAGACTGTTGAATTAGGAAGCTGGAATATGACAGGGTGCCAG CAGGAAAAAGCAGAATGGGAAAACTTAAACAAATTATTAATGCGTCATGGCTTAAAACCTGTGTCTGTCGCTACCCCACGAAACAGCAAAAATCTAACAG ATATGATAGTTTTAGACAAACACTCTTCACTGGGGATAAGACTAGCACTGAAAACTTTGGTAGAAGACACAGAACGACAACAGAAGATGATGCAGGGGCTTATACAGGCTAATCGTCAACTGAG AGATGAGGTGCGCTTAGAACGTGGTCGAGCATCTCGGCAAGAACAACACGCCAACAACTTGGAAAAGACTGTGGAGAACATAAAATCCAAAATCTGTCAGCTGGAAGATGAGACTATAGCTAAGGTTTGCCAGCAGCAGAACCAAGTGAAAGAGCTTCAGAAAGATCAACATGTTTCACAG ACCAAGTTCCATCAGCAACAAGAGAAACTTCATGAACAGGAAGAGACCATTGCACATTTGCAGAAAGAGATCTACAAGGCTGGGGTGGAAGAGCAGGAGCGCATTACTACACAAAACAAAATGTTCTGCCAGTTTTGCAAGCGAGCCCCCAAATCTCTCTTGGATCAACA ATTTCTTTGCCTAATTGATTATTATGAATCTCAGATTAATCAGATGAAAAAGGAGCTAAG GAGATATAAAAAAGATGAAGATCATGTTCAAGCAGaaggaaaaggcaggggagaatTCTTAAATCTAGATGCTACTCCTAATTATAGAGCACTGCTAACG TCTTTTCAGAATCAGCTCATTGAGACAAAAGCCAGGAATGAACAGCTCCAGCATGAAAACATAAATTTCAGGAAAGACCTGGAAACAAG ACCAACTGTACAGGAATTAAAACTTTACAAGCACCAGGTGAAGAAACTGGAGAaaacactgaagaaaaatatCAA ATCACGTGAATTTATGATGGGAGAAAAGatcaaagaaaataaagaatCTGAGATTATCACAGAagaccagctgcaggcagtttgTAGACAATACTTACAG GTCTTGTCCAGCATTGACTCTGTGCTAAGTAGTCCACGAGCTCCTCCTTTAATATATAAGCGAAGTAAAGGGCCAGTCCAAAATGGCATCAAAGAGAATGGACAAGAATGTGGCTTTGAGCACCTTCCCCCTACAGTAGAAATGTGGGCAGACCAAATAATGGCGCTAAAG GACTTGTATAGGTCTCTGAGAAAGCTATCACAGGAACTGGTGCCCTGGCACACTATAGACATACAGGACAACAGTGAATGCATTCGTGTTGAAGACCTTCAATTCATAGTGGATGCAATCTTGGAAGAAATAGAAAATAGAGAAAAG AATAGCCAGATGCCTTCTTTACAGACACTGTATGCAATAGTCTCTCACTTCCAAAAGCTATTTGATGTGAGTTCTCTGAATGGAGTTTATCCACGAATGAATGAAGTTTACACAAAGCTTGGAGAAATGACCAATGCTATGCGAAACCTCCATGATCTCCTAGAGCTAG ATAGCTCAGCCCCACCCACTGTCCTGGTGGACACTGTTGGAAAGCTTTGTAACATAATTAATGAGAATGTGAATGAACAGGTCgagcagctgctggggacccAAGACATCCAAAG TATTATCAGCAAACTAGAAGAACATGAATACTTCTTCCCAGCTTTTCAAGCTCTTATTCAAGATTTGCTTTGTGTTTTAG
- the CEP70 gene encoding centrosomal protein of 70 kDa isoform X7, giving the protein MAEQEKAEWENLNKLLMRHGLKPVSVATPRNSKNLTDMIVLDKHSSLGIRLALKTLVEDTERQQKMMQGLIQANRQLRDEVRLERGRASRQEQHANNLEKTVENIKSKICQLEDETIAKVCQQQNQVKELQKDQHVSQTKFHQQQEKLHEQEETIAHLQKEIYKAGVEEQERITTQNKMFCQFCKRAPKSLLDQQFLCLIDYYESQINQMKKELRRYKKDEDHVQAEGKGRGEFLNLDATPNYRALLTSFQNQLIETKARNEQLQHENINFRKDLETRPTVQELKLYKHQVKKLEKTLKKNIKSREFMMGEKIKENKESEIITEDQLQAVCRQYLQVLSSIDSVLSSPRAPPLIYKRSKGPVQNGIKENGQECGFEHLPPTVEMWADQIMALKDLYRSLRKLSQELVPWHTIDIQDNSECIRVEDLQFIVDAILEEIENREKNSQMPSLQTLYAIVSHFQKLFDVSSLNGVYPRMNEVYTKLGEMTNAMRNLHDLLELDSSAPPTVLVDTVGKLCNIINENVNEQVEQLLGTQDIQSIISKLEEHEYFFPAFQALIQDLLCVLEISNLDDILPTVQNLKLLAR; this is encoded by the exons ATGGCTGAG CAGGAAAAAGCAGAATGGGAAAACTTAAACAAATTATTAATGCGTCATGGCTTAAAACCTGTGTCTGTCGCTACCCCACGAAACAGCAAAAATCTAACAG ATATGATAGTTTTAGACAAACACTCTTCACTGGGGATAAGACTAGCACTGAAAACTTTGGTAGAAGACACAGAACGACAACAGAAGATGATGCAGGGGCTTATACAGGCTAATCGTCAACTGAG AGATGAGGTGCGCTTAGAACGTGGTCGAGCATCTCGGCAAGAACAACACGCCAACAACTTGGAAAAGACTGTGGAGAACATAAAATCCAAAATCTGTCAGCTGGAAGATGAGACTATAGCTAAGGTTTGCCAGCAGCAGAACCAAGTGAAAGAGCTTCAGAAAGATCAACATGTTTCACAG ACCAAGTTCCATCAGCAACAAGAGAAACTTCATGAACAGGAAGAGACCATTGCACATTTGCAGAAAGAGATCTACAAGGCTGGGGTGGAAGAGCAGGAGCGCATTACTACACAAAACAAAATGTTCTGCCAGTTTTGCAAGCGAGCCCCCAAATCTCTCTTGGATCAACA ATTTCTTTGCCTAATTGATTATTATGAATCTCAGATTAATCAGATGAAAAAGGAGCTAAG GAGATATAAAAAAGATGAAGATCATGTTCAAGCAGaaggaaaaggcaggggagaatTCTTAAATCTAGATGCTACTCCTAATTATAGAGCACTGCTAACG TCTTTTCAGAATCAGCTCATTGAGACAAAAGCCAGGAATGAACAGCTCCAGCATGAAAACATAAATTTCAGGAAAGACCTGGAAACAAG ACCAACTGTACAGGAATTAAAACTTTACAAGCACCAGGTGAAGAAACTGGAGAaaacactgaagaaaaatatCAA ATCACGTGAATTTATGATGGGAGAAAAGatcaaagaaaataaagaatCTGAGATTATCACAGAagaccagctgcaggcagtttgTAGACAATACTTACAG GTCTTGTCCAGCATTGACTCTGTGCTAAGTAGTCCACGAGCTCCTCCTTTAATATATAAGCGAAGTAAAGGGCCAGTCCAAAATGGCATCAAAGAGAATGGACAAGAATGTGGCTTTGAGCACCTTCCCCCTACAGTAGAAATGTGGGCAGACCAAATAATGGCGCTAAAG GACTTGTATAGGTCTCTGAGAAAGCTATCACAGGAACTGGTGCCCTGGCACACTATAGACATACAGGACAACAGTGAATGCATTCGTGTTGAAGACCTTCAATTCATAGTGGATGCAATCTTGGAAGAAATAGAAAATAGAGAAAAG AATAGCCAGATGCCTTCTTTACAGACACTGTATGCAATAGTCTCTCACTTCCAAAAGCTATTTGATGTGAGTTCTCTGAATGGAGTTTATCCACGAATGAATGAAGTTTACACAAAGCTTGGAGAAATGACCAATGCTATGCGAAACCTCCATGATCTCCTAGAGCTAG ATAGCTCAGCCCCACCCACTGTCCTGGTGGACACTGTTGGAAAGCTTTGTAACATAATTAATGAGAATGTGAATGAACAGGTCgagcagctgctggggacccAAGACATCCAAAG TATTATCAGCAAACTAGAAGAACATGAATACTTCTTCCCAGCTTTTCAAGCTCTTATTCAAGATTTGCTTTGTGTTTTAG
- the CEP70 gene encoding centrosomal protein of 70 kDa isoform X2, whose amino-acid sequence MRGCAESSQAGRRFLPGRGHNRKSEDRKPEAGFLSASRRRAAGCDSRSLSAATRELLVMAEIPTSCALSSNTPAGHKLVTSHPAQKTVELGSWNMTGCQQEKAEWENLNKLLMRHGLKPVSVATPRNSKNLTDMIVLDKHSSLGIRLALKTLVEDTERQQKMMQGLIQANRQLRDEVRLERGRASRQEQHANNLEKTVENIKSKICQLEDETIAKVCQQQNQVKELQKDQHVSQTKFHQQQEKLHEQEETIAHLQKEIYKAGVEEQERITTQNKMFCQFCKRAPKSLLDQQFLCLIDYYESQINQMKKELRRYKKDEDHVQAEGKGRGEFLNLDATPNYRALLTSFQNQLIETKARNEQLQHENINFRKDLETRPTVQELKLYKHQVKKLEKTLKKNIKSREFMMGEKIKENKESEIITEDQLQAVCRQYLQVLSSIDSVLSSPRAPPLIYKRSKGPVQNGIKENGQECGFEHLPPTVEMWADQIMALKDLYRSLRKLSQELVPWHTIDIQDNSECIRVEDLQFIVDAILEEIENREKNSQMPSLQTLYAIVSHFQKLFDVSSLNGVYPRMNEVYTKLGEMTNAMRNLHDLLELDSSAPPTVLVDTVGKLCNIINENVNEQVEQLLGTQDIQSIISKLEEHEYFFPAFQALIQDLLCVLEISNLDDILPTVQNLKLLAR is encoded by the exons ATGAGGGGCTGTGCAGAAAGCTCGCAAGCCGGAAGACGGTTCCTTCCGGGGCGGGGCCACAACAGGAAGTCAGAGGACAGGAAGCCGGAAGCTGGATTCCTTTCGG cgtCACGAAGGAGAGCCGCGGGATGCGACAGCCGGTCCCTGAGCGCCGCGACACGGGAGCTGCTTGTTATGGCTGAG ATCCCAACAAGTTGTGCTTTATCAAGTAATACTCCAGCAGGCCACAAGCTTGTGACTTCCCATCCAGCACAGAAGACTGTTGAATTAGGAAGCTGGAATATGACAGGGTGCCAG CAGGAAAAAGCAGAATGGGAAAACTTAAACAAATTATTAATGCGTCATGGCTTAAAACCTGTGTCTGTCGCTACCCCACGAAACAGCAAAAATCTAACAG ATATGATAGTTTTAGACAAACACTCTTCACTGGGGATAAGACTAGCACTGAAAACTTTGGTAGAAGACACAGAACGACAACAGAAGATGATGCAGGGGCTTATACAGGCTAATCGTCAACTGAG AGATGAGGTGCGCTTAGAACGTGGTCGAGCATCTCGGCAAGAACAACACGCCAACAACTTGGAAAAGACTGTGGAGAACATAAAATCCAAAATCTGTCAGCTGGAAGATGAGACTATAGCTAAGGTTTGCCAGCAGCAGAACCAAGTGAAAGAGCTTCAGAAAGATCAACATGTTTCACAG ACCAAGTTCCATCAGCAACAAGAGAAACTTCATGAACAGGAAGAGACCATTGCACATTTGCAGAAAGAGATCTACAAGGCTGGGGTGGAAGAGCAGGAGCGCATTACTACACAAAACAAAATGTTCTGCCAGTTTTGCAAGCGAGCCCCCAAATCTCTCTTGGATCAACA ATTTCTTTGCCTAATTGATTATTATGAATCTCAGATTAATCAGATGAAAAAGGAGCTAAG GAGATATAAAAAAGATGAAGATCATGTTCAAGCAGaaggaaaaggcaggggagaatTCTTAAATCTAGATGCTACTCCTAATTATAGAGCACTGCTAACG TCTTTTCAGAATCAGCTCATTGAGACAAAAGCCAGGAATGAACAGCTCCAGCATGAAAACATAAATTTCAGGAAAGACCTGGAAACAAG ACCAACTGTACAGGAATTAAAACTTTACAAGCACCAGGTGAAGAAACTGGAGAaaacactgaagaaaaatatCAA ATCACGTGAATTTATGATGGGAGAAAAGatcaaagaaaataaagaatCTGAGATTATCACAGAagaccagctgcaggcagtttgTAGACAATACTTACAG GTCTTGTCCAGCATTGACTCTGTGCTAAGTAGTCCACGAGCTCCTCCTTTAATATATAAGCGAAGTAAAGGGCCAGTCCAAAATGGCATCAAAGAGAATGGACAAGAATGTGGCTTTGAGCACCTTCCCCCTACAGTAGAAATGTGGGCAGACCAAATAATGGCGCTAAAG GACTTGTATAGGTCTCTGAGAAAGCTATCACAGGAACTGGTGCCCTGGCACACTATAGACATACAGGACAACAGTGAATGCATTCGTGTTGAAGACCTTCAATTCATAGTGGATGCAATCTTGGAAGAAATAGAAAATAGAGAAAAG AATAGCCAGATGCCTTCTTTACAGACACTGTATGCAATAGTCTCTCACTTCCAAAAGCTATTTGATGTGAGTTCTCTGAATGGAGTTTATCCACGAATGAATGAAGTTTACACAAAGCTTGGAGAAATGACCAATGCTATGCGAAACCTCCATGATCTCCTAGAGCTAG ATAGCTCAGCCCCACCCACTGTCCTGGTGGACACTGTTGGAAAGCTTTGTAACATAATTAATGAGAATGTGAATGAACAGGTCgagcagctgctggggacccAAGACATCCAAAG TATTATCAGCAAACTAGAAGAACATGAATACTTCTTCCCAGCTTTTCAAGCTCTTATTCAAGATTTGCTTTGTGTTTTAG
- the CEP70 gene encoding centrosomal protein of 70 kDa isoform X3, translated as MRGCAESSQAGRRFLPGRGHNRKSEDRKPEAGFLSAASRRRAAGCDSRSLSAATRELLVMAEQEKAEWENLNKLLMRHGLKPVSVATPRNSKNLTDMIVLDKHSSLGIRLALKTLVEDTERQQKMMQGLIQANRQLRDEVRLERGRASRQEQHANNLEKTVENIKSKICQLEDETIAKVCQQQNQVKELQKDQHVSQTKFHQQQEKLHEQEETIAHLQKEIYKAGVEEQERITTQNKMFCQFCKRAPKSLLDQQFLCLIDYYESQINQMKKELRRYKKDEDHVQAEGKGRGEFLNLDATPNYRALLTSFQNQLIETKARNEQLQHENINFRKDLETRPTVQELKLYKHQVKKLEKTLKKNIKSREFMMGEKIKENKESEIITEDQLQAVCRQYLQVLSSIDSVLSSPRAPPLIYKRSKGPVQNGIKENGQECGFEHLPPTVEMWADQIMALKDLYRSLRKLSQELVPWHTIDIQDNSECIRVEDLQFIVDAILEEIENREKNSQMPSLQTLYAIVSHFQKLFDVSSLNGVYPRMNEVYTKLGEMTNAMRNLHDLLELDSSAPPTVLVDTVGKLCNIINENVNEQVEQLLGTQDIQSIISKLEEHEYFFPAFQALIQDLLCVLEISNLDDILPTVQNLKLLAR; from the exons ATGAGGGGCTGTGCAGAAAGCTCGCAAGCCGGAAGACGGTTCCTTCCGGGGCGGGGCCACAACAGGAAGTCAGAGGACAGGAAGCCGGAAGCTGGATTCCTTTCGG cagcgtCACGAAGGAGAGCCGCGGGATGCGACAGCCGGTCCCTGAGCGCCGCGACACGGGAGCTGCTTGTTATGGCTGAG CAGGAAAAAGCAGAATGGGAAAACTTAAACAAATTATTAATGCGTCATGGCTTAAAACCTGTGTCTGTCGCTACCCCACGAAACAGCAAAAATCTAACAG ATATGATAGTTTTAGACAAACACTCTTCACTGGGGATAAGACTAGCACTGAAAACTTTGGTAGAAGACACAGAACGACAACAGAAGATGATGCAGGGGCTTATACAGGCTAATCGTCAACTGAG AGATGAGGTGCGCTTAGAACGTGGTCGAGCATCTCGGCAAGAACAACACGCCAACAACTTGGAAAAGACTGTGGAGAACATAAAATCCAAAATCTGTCAGCTGGAAGATGAGACTATAGCTAAGGTTTGCCAGCAGCAGAACCAAGTGAAAGAGCTTCAGAAAGATCAACATGTTTCACAG ACCAAGTTCCATCAGCAACAAGAGAAACTTCATGAACAGGAAGAGACCATTGCACATTTGCAGAAAGAGATCTACAAGGCTGGGGTGGAAGAGCAGGAGCGCATTACTACACAAAACAAAATGTTCTGCCAGTTTTGCAAGCGAGCCCCCAAATCTCTCTTGGATCAACA ATTTCTTTGCCTAATTGATTATTATGAATCTCAGATTAATCAGATGAAAAAGGAGCTAAG GAGATATAAAAAAGATGAAGATCATGTTCAAGCAGaaggaaaaggcaggggagaatTCTTAAATCTAGATGCTACTCCTAATTATAGAGCACTGCTAACG TCTTTTCAGAATCAGCTCATTGAGACAAAAGCCAGGAATGAACAGCTCCAGCATGAAAACATAAATTTCAGGAAAGACCTGGAAACAAG ACCAACTGTACAGGAATTAAAACTTTACAAGCACCAGGTGAAGAAACTGGAGAaaacactgaagaaaaatatCAA ATCACGTGAATTTATGATGGGAGAAAAGatcaaagaaaataaagaatCTGAGATTATCACAGAagaccagctgcaggcagtttgTAGACAATACTTACAG GTCTTGTCCAGCATTGACTCTGTGCTAAGTAGTCCACGAGCTCCTCCTTTAATATATAAGCGAAGTAAAGGGCCAGTCCAAAATGGCATCAAAGAGAATGGACAAGAATGTGGCTTTGAGCACCTTCCCCCTACAGTAGAAATGTGGGCAGACCAAATAATGGCGCTAAAG GACTTGTATAGGTCTCTGAGAAAGCTATCACAGGAACTGGTGCCCTGGCACACTATAGACATACAGGACAACAGTGAATGCATTCGTGTTGAAGACCTTCAATTCATAGTGGATGCAATCTTGGAAGAAATAGAAAATAGAGAAAAG AATAGCCAGATGCCTTCTTTACAGACACTGTATGCAATAGTCTCTCACTTCCAAAAGCTATTTGATGTGAGTTCTCTGAATGGAGTTTATCCACGAATGAATGAAGTTTACACAAAGCTTGGAGAAATGACCAATGCTATGCGAAACCTCCATGATCTCCTAGAGCTAG ATAGCTCAGCCCCACCCACTGTCCTGGTGGACACTGTTGGAAAGCTTTGTAACATAATTAATGAGAATGTGAATGAACAGGTCgagcagctgctggggacccAAGACATCCAAAG TATTATCAGCAAACTAGAAGAACATGAATACTTCTTCCCAGCTTTTCAAGCTCTTATTCAAGATTTGCTTTGTGTTTTAG
- the CEP70 gene encoding centrosomal protein of 70 kDa isoform X6: MTGCQQEKAEWENLNKLLMRHGLKPVSVATPRNSKNLTDMIVLDKHSSLGIRLALKTLVEDTERQQKMMQGLIQANRQLRDEVRLERGRASRQEQHANNLEKTVENIKSKICQLEDETIAKVCQQQNQVKELQKDQHVSQTKFHQQQEKLHEQEETIAHLQKEIYKAGVEEQERITTQNKMFCQFCKRAPKSLLDQQFLCLIDYYESQINQMKKELRRYKKDEDHVQAEGKGRGEFLNLDATPNYRALLTSFQNQLIETKARNEQLQHENINFRKDLETRPTVQELKLYKHQVKKLEKTLKKNIKSREFMMGEKIKENKESEIITEDQLQAVCRQYLQVLSSIDSVLSSPRAPPLIYKRSKGPVQNGIKENGQECGFEHLPPTVEMWADQIMALKDLYRSLRKLSQELVPWHTIDIQDNSECIRVEDLQFIVDAILEEIENREKNSQMPSLQTLYAIVSHFQKLFDVSSLNGVYPRMNEVYTKLGEMTNAMRNLHDLLELDSSAPPTVLVDTVGKLCNIINENVNEQVEQLLGTQDIQSIISKLEEHEYFFPAFQALIQDLLCVLEISNLDDILPTVQNLKLLAR; the protein is encoded by the exons ATGACAGGGTGCCAG CAGGAAAAAGCAGAATGGGAAAACTTAAACAAATTATTAATGCGTCATGGCTTAAAACCTGTGTCTGTCGCTACCCCACGAAACAGCAAAAATCTAACAG ATATGATAGTTTTAGACAAACACTCTTCACTGGGGATAAGACTAGCACTGAAAACTTTGGTAGAAGACACAGAACGACAACAGAAGATGATGCAGGGGCTTATACAGGCTAATCGTCAACTGAG AGATGAGGTGCGCTTAGAACGTGGTCGAGCATCTCGGCAAGAACAACACGCCAACAACTTGGAAAAGACTGTGGAGAACATAAAATCCAAAATCTGTCAGCTGGAAGATGAGACTATAGCTAAGGTTTGCCAGCAGCAGAACCAAGTGAAAGAGCTTCAGAAAGATCAACATGTTTCACAG ACCAAGTTCCATCAGCAACAAGAGAAACTTCATGAACAGGAAGAGACCATTGCACATTTGCAGAAAGAGATCTACAAGGCTGGGGTGGAAGAGCAGGAGCGCATTACTACACAAAACAAAATGTTCTGCCAGTTTTGCAAGCGAGCCCCCAAATCTCTCTTGGATCAACA ATTTCTTTGCCTAATTGATTATTATGAATCTCAGATTAATCAGATGAAAAAGGAGCTAAG GAGATATAAAAAAGATGAAGATCATGTTCAAGCAGaaggaaaaggcaggggagaatTCTTAAATCTAGATGCTACTCCTAATTATAGAGCACTGCTAACG TCTTTTCAGAATCAGCTCATTGAGACAAAAGCCAGGAATGAACAGCTCCAGCATGAAAACATAAATTTCAGGAAAGACCTGGAAACAAG ACCAACTGTACAGGAATTAAAACTTTACAAGCACCAGGTGAAGAAACTGGAGAaaacactgaagaaaaatatCAA ATCACGTGAATTTATGATGGGAGAAAAGatcaaagaaaataaagaatCTGAGATTATCACAGAagaccagctgcaggcagtttgTAGACAATACTTACAG GTCTTGTCCAGCATTGACTCTGTGCTAAGTAGTCCACGAGCTCCTCCTTTAATATATAAGCGAAGTAAAGGGCCAGTCCAAAATGGCATCAAAGAGAATGGACAAGAATGTGGCTTTGAGCACCTTCCCCCTACAGTAGAAATGTGGGCAGACCAAATAATGGCGCTAAAG GACTTGTATAGGTCTCTGAGAAAGCTATCACAGGAACTGGTGCCCTGGCACACTATAGACATACAGGACAACAGTGAATGCATTCGTGTTGAAGACCTTCAATTCATAGTGGATGCAATCTTGGAAGAAATAGAAAATAGAGAAAAG AATAGCCAGATGCCTTCTTTACAGACACTGTATGCAATAGTCTCTCACTTCCAAAAGCTATTTGATGTGAGTTCTCTGAATGGAGTTTATCCACGAATGAATGAAGTTTACACAAAGCTTGGAGAAATGACCAATGCTATGCGAAACCTCCATGATCTCCTAGAGCTAG ATAGCTCAGCCCCACCCACTGTCCTGGTGGACACTGTTGGAAAGCTTTGTAACATAATTAATGAGAATGTGAATGAACAGGTCgagcagctgctggggacccAAGACATCCAAAG TATTATCAGCAAACTAGAAGAACATGAATACTTCTTCCCAGCTTTTCAAGCTCTTATTCAAGATTTGCTTTGTGTTTTAG